A genomic region of Stenotrophomonas sp. NA06056 contains the following coding sequences:
- a CDS encoding cytochrome c — protein sequence MRTSFKLAIALAATLAAAYGIARSTPYWFAPRQQAEVDIHDPTLIEQGRYLSRAADCAACHTAPGGKPFAGGLGMQTPMGTLYSTNITPDRDTGIGAYDYADFERAVRRGIRHDGQPLYPAMPYASYVIASDAEIKALYAYFMGAVQPVRQDNADSTIPWPANMRWPLAWWQMLFARPRSFTPDPALDAGQQRGAELVEGLAHCGACHTPRGLAFQEKAMADDGSRQFLSGSVLEGWYAKNLRNEATGLASWSEAEIVEFLRTGRTDRSAAFGGMADVVEHSTQYLSDTDLLAMARYLKQLPAREGRSAQWTPGTDTTTTALRGGDYRVTGSLAYAEHCQACHRADGRGMPRIYPALAGNSIVFADDPSSLVQVTLIGGRTPHTARDRMAFTMPGFEQLPNAQLADILTFIRNSWGNQASAVSELDVARMRRVVRDKPVHVVPQENAQ from the coding sequence ATGCGCACCTCGTTCAAGCTCGCCATTGCCCTGGCCGCCACACTGGCCGCCGCGTACGGCATCGCCCGCAGCACGCCGTACTGGTTCGCCCCGCGGCAACAGGCCGAGGTCGATATCCACGACCCGACCCTGATCGAGCAGGGCCGTTATCTGTCGCGCGCCGCCGACTGCGCCGCGTGCCATACCGCACCGGGCGGCAAGCCCTTCGCCGGTGGGCTTGGCATGCAGACGCCGATGGGCACGCTGTACTCGACCAACATCACCCCGGACCGTGATACCGGTATCGGCGCGTACGACTACGCGGACTTCGAGCGCGCGGTGCGGCGTGGCATCCGCCATGACGGCCAGCCGCTGTACCCGGCCATGCCCTACGCCTCGTACGTGATCGCCAGCGATGCCGAGATCAAGGCGCTGTATGCCTACTTCATGGGCGCGGTGCAGCCGGTCCGGCAGGACAACGCCGACAGCACGATTCCGTGGCCGGCCAACATGCGCTGGCCGCTTGCCTGGTGGCAGATGCTGTTCGCGCGCCCGCGCAGTTTCACCCCTGATCCAGCCCTGGATGCCGGCCAGCAACGCGGCGCCGAACTGGTTGAAGGCCTGGCCCATTGCGGCGCCTGCCATACCCCGCGCGGGCTGGCCTTCCAGGAAAAGGCGATGGCTGATGACGGCAGCCGCCAGTTCCTGTCCGGCTCGGTGCTGGAAGGCTGGTATGCGAAGAACCTGCGCAACGAGGCCACCGGCCTGGCCAGCTGGAGCGAAGCCGAGATCGTCGAGTTCCTGCGCACCGGCCGCACCGATCGTTCTGCGGCGTTCGGCGGCATGGCCGATGTGGTCGAGCACAGCACGCAGTACCTGTCCGACACCGATCTGCTGGCGATGGCGCGCTATCTGAAGCAGCTGCCAGCACGCGAAGGTCGCAGCGCGCAGTGGACGCCGGGCACCGACACCACTACCACCGCACTGCGCGGAGGCGACTACCGGGTGACCGGTTCATTGGCCTACGCCGAACACTGCCAGGCCTGCCATCGTGCAGATGGTCGCGGCATGCCACGGATCTACCCTGCCCTGGCCGGCAACTCCATCGTGTTTGCCGACGATCCCAGCTCGCTGGTGCAGGTGACATTGATCGGTGGACGCACGCCGCATACCGCGCGTGACCGGATGGCGTTCACCATGCCGGGCTTCGAGCAGCTGCCAAATGCGCAGCTCGCCGACATCCTGACCTTCATCCGCAACAGCTGGGGCAACCAGGCCAGTGCGGTCAGTGAACTGGACGTGGCGCGCATGCGCCGCGTGGTGCGTGACAAGCCGGTGCATGTGGTCCCGCAGGAGAATGCGCAATGA
- a CDS encoding phospholipase C, phosphocholine-specific, whose translation MTDTGRRRLLQAGVAAGLSPLLPSIARAAAIAPASRTRSLQDLQHIVVFMQENRSFDHYFGTLPGVRGFGDRFVAPATPLPGGERPRSLWLQPDASGQRAIAPFPLDTAAHFGYMRVEGTPHTWPDAQQAWDHGRMAHWPKAKQNHSMGYFQRSDMPFQFALADAFTLCDAYHCAMQAGTNPNRVFLWTGHNDAQARAGGPVIANSHDNFPEQGGHPASYRWTSYVERLQKAGVSWQIYQDMADNFTDNPLAGFEAFRQAHRGDPGHDPELRARGVSTRGLAQLREDAISGRLPQVSFIIADAAGSEHPGPSSPAQGAAYTARVLDALTADPDVWSRTALLLMFDENDGFFDHVPPPAPPSRLGDGWAGASAVSTEGEYHRNPAPGDEKYDAAELRGRPYGLGPRVPLYVISPWSRGGWVDSQVYDHTSVLRLIERRFGVAAPDISPWRRAVCGDLSNAFDFAQRDTRPFVKALPDVTAVAARAAALPGRTVPALPDGLHPARQEPGVRPARALPYRPQVQATSVDGEGITLQLASDGATAVLHVYDRLHLDAIPRRYTVAPGAPLQDRWPLDAQGRYDLWLLGPNGFHRHYRGAGTLAPLHAQVERADGQLRLVLRNPWPSARRVQVQGGAYAGHMPAQELQLVAGAETVLAWDPTPTAGWYDLIVHSEGVEQRLAGRVEDGRPGTSDPAMGTAPLRFEHG comes from the coding sequence GTGACTGATACCGGCCGACGCCGACTGTTGCAGGCCGGCGTCGCCGCCGGCCTTTCGCCGCTGCTGCCCAGCATCGCCCGGGCAGCAGCGATCGCCCCTGCTTCGCGCACGCGCAGCCTGCAGGACCTGCAGCACATCGTGGTGTTCATGCAGGAGAACCGTTCGTTCGACCACTACTTCGGCACCCTGCCCGGCGTGCGTGGTTTCGGCGACCGCTTCGTGGCCCCAGCGACACCCCTGCCCGGCGGCGAGCGTCCGCGCAGCCTGTGGCTGCAGCCCGACGCCAGCGGCCAGCGCGCGATCGCCCCCTTCCCCTTGGATACCGCCGCGCACTTCGGCTACATGCGGGTGGAAGGCACGCCCCACACCTGGCCGGATGCACAGCAGGCGTGGGACCACGGACGCATGGCGCACTGGCCCAAGGCCAAGCAGAACCATTCGATGGGCTACTTCCAGCGCAGCGACATGCCGTTCCAGTTCGCCCTGGCCGATGCGTTCACCCTCTGTGATGCCTATCACTGTGCAATGCAGGCCGGCACCAATCCGAACCGCGTGTTCCTGTGGACCGGCCACAACGATGCCCAGGCCCGCGCAGGCGGTCCGGTGATCGCCAATTCGCACGACAATTTCCCCGAGCAGGGCGGTCATCCTGCGTCGTATCGCTGGACCAGCTATGTCGAGCGATTGCAGAAGGCCGGCGTGTCCTGGCAGATCTACCAGGACATGGCCGACAACTTCACCGACAACCCGCTGGCCGGGTTCGAGGCCTTCCGCCAGGCGCACCGCGGCGACCCGGGTCATGACCCGGAGTTGCGTGCACGCGGCGTCAGTACCCGTGGCCTGGCGCAGCTGCGCGAGGACGCGATCAGTGGACGCCTGCCGCAGGTCAGTTTCATCATCGCCGACGCCGCCGGCAGCGAGCATCCCGGCCCGTCCAGCCCCGCGCAGGGCGCAGCCTATACCGCACGGGTGCTGGACGCATTGACCGCCGATCCAGATGTGTGGAGCCGCACCGCCCTGTTGCTGATGTTCGATGAGAACGATGGCTTCTTCGACCACGTACCGCCACCGGCTCCCCCCTCCCGGCTTGGCGATGGCTGGGCCGGTGCATCGGCGGTCAGCACCGAGGGCGAGTACCACCGCAACCCGGCACCGGGCGACGAGAAATACGATGCCGCCGAGCTGCGCGGCCGCCCCTATGGGCTTGGCCCACGCGTGCCGCTGTACGTGATTTCACCGTGGAGCCGCGGCGGCTGGGTCGACTCGCAGGTGTACGACCACACCTCGGTACTGCGTCTGATCGAGCGACGCTTCGGCGTGGCCGCGCCGGACATCTCGCCGTGGCGGCGAGCGGTCTGCGGTGATCTCAGCAACGCCTTCGACTTCGCCCAGCGCGACACGCGCCCCTTCGTCAAGGCGCTGCCGGATGTCACCGCCGTGGCAGCGCGCGCCGCCGCCCTGCCCGGCCGTACCGTGCCTGCGCTGCCCGATGGCCTGCATCCGGCCCGCCAGGAGCCGGGCGTGCGTCCGGCGCGGGCGCTGCCCTATCGGCCGCAGGTGCAGGCCACGTCGGTGGATGGCGAGGGCATCACCCTGCAGCTCGCCAGCGATGGCGCCACGGCCGTGCTGCATGTCTACGACCGCCTGCATCTGGATGCCATCCCGCGCCGTTACACCGTGGCACCGGGTGCCCCGTTGCAGGATCGTTGGCCGCTGGATGCACAGGGTCGTTACGACCTCTGGCTGCTGGGGCCGAATGGATTCCATCGCCACTATCGCGGCGCTGGCACGCTCGCACCCTTGCATGCGCAGGTGGAGCGTGCGGACGGCCAACTGCGGCTGGTGCTGCGCAATCCATGGCCTTCAGCGCGCAGGGTCCAGGTACAGGGCGGCGCCTACGCGGGCCACATGCCCGCACAGGAACTGCAGCTGGTGGCCGGCGCGGAAACCGTACTCGCCTGGGACCCGACACCGACCGCAGGCTGGTACGACCTGATCGTGCACTCGGAGGGTGTCGAGCAACGCCTGGCCGGTCGAGTCGAAGATGGCCGCCCCGGTACCAGTGACCCCGCCATGGGCACCGCCCCGCTGCGCTTCGAACACGGATGA
- a CDS encoding alkaline phosphatase D family protein, which yields MDTINRRRFLALSGLSALGAWAGTARALAAQSNAAALNPRNLLASPRFASTPFTLGVASGDPSADGMVLWTRLATEPLVFGGGMPTRPMVVGWQVATDETMRTVVRQGTSLAHPELGHALHVELDGLLPGRPYWYRFTVGGHASAIGRTHTLPAANAPIKRVRFAVAGCQHFEEGHYTAWRHIAEEPLDFVFHYGDYIYEGESQPGVRKMNGQPFTNLRNHVGPQTYTLDDYRRRYAQYKTDTDLQAAHAASPWFVTFDDHEVDNNWAGAEDQDGTPSELFLLRRAQAFQAYYENMPLRASSFPRDGHMQMFRRARYGTLLDLHLLDTRQYRSKQVDMAQRGQVESAERSIVGAKQEQWLFDGLADAAPRWHAIAHQVSLGNYMREKDGVVQSSDDQWSGYLSSRRRLLDHIQKVGFGNVVTACGDAHRHYASDLVQDNTDSGVISSEFLATSISSGADGQGVDAYAENQLRHSPHLKATTDKRGYVLCDVTRDAWIGDMKTLDTVMRPNGTLQSWRRYAVEHGRPGLQEA from the coding sequence TTGGATACGATCAATCGCAGGCGCTTCCTTGCCCTGTCGGGACTTTCCGCGTTGGGTGCGTGGGCCGGCACTGCCCGCGCGCTGGCTGCACAGAGCAATGCGGCAGCACTGAATCCACGCAATCTGCTGGCCTCGCCGCGTTTTGCCAGTACGCCCTTCACCTTGGGCGTGGCGTCGGGTGATCCGTCGGCCGACGGCATGGTGCTGTGGACGCGGCTGGCCACCGAGCCCCTGGTGTTCGGTGGCGGCATGCCCACCCGGCCGATGGTAGTGGGATGGCAGGTGGCCACTGACGAGACCATGCGCACCGTGGTGCGGCAGGGAACCTCGCTGGCCCACCCCGAACTTGGCCATGCGCTGCACGTGGAACTGGATGGCCTGCTGCCTGGGCGGCCGTACTGGTACCGCTTCACCGTGGGAGGCCATGCCAGTGCGATCGGACGCACCCACACCCTGCCTGCCGCGAACGCGCCGATCAAGCGCGTGCGCTTCGCGGTGGCCGGCTGCCAGCATTTCGAGGAGGGGCACTACACGGCGTGGCGACATATTGCCGAGGAACCACTCGATTTCGTGTTCCATTACGGCGACTACATCTACGAGGGCGAAAGCCAGCCCGGCGTGCGCAAGATGAACGGTCAGCCGTTCACCAACCTGCGCAACCACGTTGGACCACAGACCTATACGCTCGACGACTATCGCCGCCGCTACGCGCAGTACAAGACCGATACGGACCTGCAGGCGGCGCACGCCGCGTCACCGTGGTTCGTGACGTTCGACGACCATGAAGTGGACAACAACTGGGCGGGTGCCGAAGACCAGGACGGTACGCCCAGCGAGCTGTTCCTGCTGCGCCGCGCACAGGCGTTCCAGGCGTACTACGAGAACATGCCGTTGCGCGCTTCGTCGTTCCCTCGCGATGGTCATATGCAGATGTTCCGTCGCGCGCGTTACGGCACGCTGCTGGACCTGCACCTGCTCGATACCCGCCAGTACCGCAGCAAGCAGGTTGACATGGCGCAGCGCGGACAGGTGGAATCTGCCGAGCGCAGCATTGTGGGCGCGAAGCAGGAGCAATGGTTGTTCGATGGCCTGGCCGATGCCGCGCCGCGTTGGCACGCGATCGCGCACCAGGTCTCACTGGGCAATTACATGCGCGAGAAGGACGGCGTGGTGCAGTCCTCCGATGACCAGTGGTCCGGCTATCTGTCCAGCCGCCGGCGCCTGCTCGATCACATCCAGAAGGTGGGCTTTGGCAACGTGGTGACCGCCTGTGGCGATGCGCACCGTCACTATGCCAGCGACCTGGTGCAGGACAACACCGATTCCGGGGTGATCTCCAGCGAGTTCCTGGCAACCTCGATCAGCTCGGGCGCTGACGGGCAGGGCGTGGATGCCTATGCAGAGAACCAGCTGCGGCACAGCCCCCACTTGAAGGCGACGACGGACAAGCGCGGTTACGTGCTGTGTGATGTCACCCGTGATGCCTGGATCGGTGACATGAAGACGCTCGATACGGTCATGCGGCCGAACGGCACGCTGCAGAGCTGGAGGCGCTACGCAGTGGAGCACGGCCGGCCGGGGTTGCAGGAGGCCTGA
- a CDS encoding TonB-dependent receptor, which produces MRTIARFPRISLLALLIAPALDALAEAPQGDAADTRSADARTLDQVQVIGQATSYAKTSVRQETLNRQTVLSSVNGALNEVPGVVVSEADATGSSVWGTQISMRGFVTNRDTQQIGTTIDGLPNGGSGYGGGSLANRYIDTLDLETVEVSQGTADISSRSNEALGGTLNFLTSDPLQEQRLRMVLGAGDNEARKYYVRYDTGLLGGHTRAWISASSARVHDWIDGTGHTSNDHIAGKFITELDRWTLTGYLSYNDADEPEYTSVSPKGFATNPDRDGLVGTLTGIPYLDQNYRSGSRALRENTFGYLRAAFDGGNGFKASMAAYGHRMQGRGDWLPPYLADVSDDGAGRPQSEYLGGRTVYGGSNRGQIYFVNPDGSSAQRLANCTPRLGFSAEYDPNCYAGNVQGAQSYRHSHYDNDRMGVTADVEWRQTFGAIDNTIRGGLWVEKLDRSVRRDWHRLLNVGQDIAFDHQPYWVQFEDKYKVDEQMYYVEDVARFGPFSARLGVKQFFVDQSRRRVIGAAENVKSDSKSDPLLSTGFTWAPGVEGMELFAGYSQNFAAIPSGVLGETDPQRFRNVEPETADNIELGMRISRWPLTASVTLYNIKFDNRIVYLPAGLVSGIDYLGETDGVYENFGGVESNGLEAAFGYGWDNGWRINTAYTYNRSKYLGSGNDARDKQLGIVDGAKVIGQPEQILVVSADWQGENWNFGLSGRYLGTRYLDAANVNKLPSATVFNANIGFDLQGLSPRLKGMGANLVVSNLTDKRYLAGVDGRDNAFIGAPRTVGISFRVDL; this is translated from the coding sequence ATGCGAACGATTGCGCGCTTTCCCCGTATCTCGCTGCTTGCCCTGCTGATTGCTCCCGCACTGGATGCCCTGGCTGAAGCACCGCAGGGCGATGCCGCCGATACGCGAAGCGCCGACGCGCGGACCCTGGACCAGGTGCAGGTGATCGGACAGGCCACCAGCTATGCCAAGACCTCGGTACGCCAGGAAACCTTGAACCGGCAGACCGTGTTGAGCAGCGTCAATGGCGCGCTCAACGAAGTGCCCGGCGTGGTCGTCAGCGAAGCCGATGCGACCGGTTCCTCGGTCTGGGGCACGCAGATCAGCATGCGCGGCTTCGTCACCAACCGCGATACCCAGCAGATCGGCACCACCATCGATGGCCTGCCCAATGGCGGTTCCGGTTATGGCGGCGGCTCGTTGGCCAACCGCTACATCGACACACTCGACCTGGAAACGGTGGAAGTGAGCCAGGGTACGGCCGATATCTCCTCGCGCTCAAACGAAGCACTGGGCGGTACCCTGAACTTCCTCACCAGCGATCCACTGCAGGAGCAGCGCCTGCGCATGGTGCTGGGCGCCGGTGACAACGAAGCGCGAAAGTACTACGTGCGCTACGACACCGGCCTGCTGGGAGGACATACCCGTGCGTGGATCAGCGCATCGTCGGCGCGCGTGCATGACTGGATCGATGGCACCGGCCATACCAGCAACGACCACATCGCCGGCAAGTTCATCACCGAACTGGACCGCTGGACCCTGACCGGCTACCTGTCCTACAACGATGCCGACGAGCCGGAGTACACCAGCGTTTCACCGAAAGGGTTCGCCACCAACCCGGACCGCGACGGCCTGGTCGGTACCCTGACCGGCATTCCGTATCTGGACCAGAATTACCGCTCCGGTTCGCGCGCACTGCGCGAGAACACGTTCGGCTACCTGCGCGCGGCCTTTGATGGCGGCAACGGTTTCAAAGCCTCGATGGCTGCCTACGGGCACCGCATGCAGGGGCGCGGTGACTGGCTGCCGCCGTACCTGGCCGATGTCAGCGATGATGGCGCCGGCCGCCCGCAGTCGGAATACCTCGGCGGCAGGACGGTCTACGGCGGCAGCAATCGTGGCCAGATCTACTTCGTGAACCCCGATGGCAGTTCCGCCCAGCGCCTGGCCAACTGCACGCCGCGGCTCGGCTTCAGTGCCGAGTACGACCCCAATTGCTACGCCGGCAACGTGCAGGGCGCGCAGTCCTACCGCCACTCCCACTACGACAACGATCGCATGGGCGTCACCGCCGATGTCGAATGGCGGCAGACCTTCGGCGCGATCGACAACACGATCCGCGGTGGCCTGTGGGTGGAGAAACTCGACCGTTCCGTGCGCCGCGACTGGCACCGCCTGCTCAACGTCGGCCAGGACATCGCCTTCGACCACCAGCCCTACTGGGTGCAGTTCGAGGACAAGTACAAGGTCGATGAGCAGATGTACTACGTCGAGGACGTGGCCCGCTTCGGCCCGTTCAGCGCGCGCCTCGGTGTGAAGCAGTTCTTCGTCGACCAGTCGCGTCGCCGCGTGATCGGCGCCGCCGAGAATGTAAAGTCCGATTCGAAATCCGATCCGCTGTTGTCCACCGGCTTCACCTGGGCTCCGGGTGTGGAGGGCATGGAGCTGTTCGCCGGTTACTCGCAGAACTTCGCCGCAATCCCCTCCGGCGTGCTGGGTGAGACCGATCCGCAGCGCTTCCGCAATGTCGAACCGGAAACCGCCGACAACATCGAACTGGGCATGCGCATCAGCCGCTGGCCGCTGACCGCCTCGGTCACCCTGTACAACATCAAGTTCGACAACCGCATCGTCTACCTGCCGGCCGGTCTGGTCAGTGGCATCGACTACCTCGGCGAGACCGATGGCGTCTACGAGAACTTTGGTGGCGTGGAGAGCAACGGTCTGGAAGCGGCCTTCGGCTATGGCTGGGACAATGGCTGGCGCATCAATACCGCCTACACCTACAACCGCTCCAAGTACCTGGGCAGCGGCAACGATGCACGCGACAAGCAGCTGGGCATCGTCGACGGCGCCAAGGTGATCGGCCAGCCCGAGCAGATCCTGGTGGTGTCGGCCGACTGGCAGGGTGAGAACTGGAACTTCGGCCTGTCCGGGCGCTATCTGGGTACGCGCTACCTCGATGCGGCCAACGTCAACAAGCTGCCTTCGGCCACCGTGTTCAACGCCAACATCGGTTTCGACCTGCAGGGCCTGTCACCGCGCCTAAAGGGCATGGGCGCCAACCTGGTGGTGAGCAACCTGACCGACAAGCGCTATCTTGCAGGGGTGGACGGCCGCGACAACGCCTTCATCGGCGCACCGCGCACCGTCGGCATCTCCTTCCGCGTGGACTTGTGA
- a CDS encoding alpha/beta fold hydrolase: MKRLLLLLLACAGLWLAACSSSMTASSTSLSDRLIAPGGVSTLLDQPRIAAAVAALPNRHGFAAGRDGVPIFWRAFDPGDYGARYRYLPQQHQNGLPLDTGLSLAVPQPFRAQAPRGTVVLLHGWMMNGDSMLPWSLQLAESGYRVVTLDLRNHGQSGAGPSGYGTYESDDVVDVIAELRARGEVTGPLYLFGVSYGAATALFTADKLGDQVAGVVAMESFANAGVAIRTMIPHLMALQPEGLKAQAIASYARWRYGSQDINQVVAAASRRIDVDLDKVDVARALADTRACVLLLHGQGDQHIPVSQGRALAQANPRAHYIEMRGEDHITLPRRLDLLAGVVDDWMARDEHHPKTACPAPQLPAQAEWLVHGVDAPAKTPARG; encoded by the coding sequence ATGAAGCGCCTGCTACTGCTTTTGCTGGCGTGCGCCGGCCTGTGGCTGGCTGCATGCTCGTCGTCGATGACGGCTTCGTCCACCTCGCTCAGCGACCGCCTGATCGCGCCCGGTGGCGTTTCGACCCTGCTGGATCAGCCGCGTATCGCCGCCGCTGTGGCCGCGCTGCCGAACCGGCATGGTTTCGCCGCGGGTCGTGATGGCGTGCCGATCTTCTGGCGCGCTTTCGATCCGGGCGACTATGGTGCGCGGTACCGCTACCTGCCGCAGCAGCACCAGAACGGCCTGCCGTTGGATACCGGCTTGAGCCTGGCGGTGCCGCAACCGTTCCGCGCGCAGGCGCCGCGCGGCACCGTTGTGTTGCTGCACGGCTGGATGATGAACGGTGATTCGATGTTGCCGTGGTCGCTGCAGCTGGCCGAGTCGGGCTACCGCGTGGTCACCCTTGACCTGCGCAACCACGGCCAGTCCGGTGCCGGTCCCTCCGGCTACGGCACCTATGAATCGGACGATGTGGTGGACGTCATCGCCGAACTGCGCGCGCGTGGCGAGGTGACCGGCCCGCTGTATCTGTTCGGTGTTTCCTATGGCGCGGCCACCGCACTGTTCACCGCCGACAAGCTGGGCGACCAGGTGGCCGGCGTGGTGGCGATGGAATCGTTCGCCAATGCCGGCGTGGCGATCCGCACCATGATTCCGCATCTGATGGCGCTGCAGCCGGAAGGCCTGAAGGCGCAGGCGATCGCTTCATATGCACGCTGGCGCTACGGCAGCCAGGACATCAACCAGGTGGTGGCCGCCGCCAGCCGTCGCATCGACGTGGACCTGGACAAGGTGGACGTTGCCCGCGCGCTGGCCGATACCCGTGCCTGCGTGCTGCTGCTGCACGGACAGGGCGACCAGCACATTCCGGTCAGCCAGGGGCGTGCGCTGGCGCAGGCCAACCCGCGTGCGCACTACATCGAGATGCGTGGCGAAGATCACATCACCCTGCCGCGGCGACTGGACCTGCTGGCCGGGGTGGTGGACGACTGGATGGCGCGCGACGAGCACCACCCGAAGACCGCCTGCCCAGCGCCGCAGTTGCCGGCACAGGCCGAGTGGCTGGTACACGGCGTCGATGCACCGGCAAAGACCCCAGCGCGCGGCTGA
- a CDS encoding c-type cytochrome: MRRSKKRSRALIASAVVAVLLTGAGTLLYQHLYPDLDAEVAKTLDILDAHGQVVGQYHVPSAEEIASLGNADAVMFGRRLLNETARLLPDNVGNDLNCNSCHMAEGKRPFGNHYFNTGGGSYPRYMPRPGREIGLAERINGCLQRSMNGKPLAKDAPEMRAMLEYMAWLSRPVPEGARVAAPSEGPIDSTLTPDPIRGQALYAAQCAACHGDNGEGQRDASGDIAFPPLWGERSFNIGAGMARLYKAAGFVKHNMPPAVTREPPLGQQVMADQDAVDIASYFINQPRPDFAGKAKDWPRDPKPRDARY, translated from the coding sequence ATGAGGCGTTCGAAGAAGCGTTCCAGAGCGCTGATCGCCAGCGCAGTGGTTGCGGTGCTGCTGACCGGTGCCGGTACGCTGCTGTACCAGCACCTGTACCCGGACCTGGACGCGGAGGTGGCAAAGACCCTGGATATCCTCGACGCCCACGGCCAAGTGGTGGGCCAGTACCACGTACCCAGTGCCGAAGAGATTGCCAGCCTCGGCAACGCCGATGCGGTGATGTTCGGCCGTCGCCTGCTCAATGAAACCGCACGCCTGCTGCCAGACAATGTCGGCAATGATCTGAACTGCAATTCCTGCCACATGGCCGAGGGAAAGCGACCGTTCGGCAATCACTACTTCAACACCGGCGGCGGCAGCTACCCGCGCTACATGCCGCGCCCGGGCAGGGAAATCGGCCTGGCCGAGCGCATCAACGGTTGCCTGCAGCGTTCGATGAACGGCAAACCGCTGGCCAAGGACGCGCCGGAGATGCGCGCGATGCTGGAGTACATGGCGTGGCTGAGCCGCCCGGTACCGGAGGGTGCGCGCGTGGCCGCGCCCAGCGAAGGGCCGATCGACAGCACGCTGACACCCGACCCGATTCGTGGGCAAGCGCTGTATGCCGCGCAATGCGCCGCCTGCCACGGCGACAACGGCGAGGGCCAGCGCGATGCCAGCGGTGATATCGCGTTCCCGCCGCTGTGGGGCGAGCGCAGCTTCAACATCGGTGCCGGCATGGCGCGGTTGTACAAGGCCGCAGGCTTCGTCAAGCACAACATGCCACCGGCAGTGACCCGTGAACCGCCACTGGGCCAGCAGGTGATGGCCGACCAGGATGCGGTGGATATCGCCAGCTACTTCATCAACCAGCCGCGCCCGGATTTTGCCGGCAAGGCCAAGGACTGGCCACGCGACCCGAAACCGAGGGACGCGCGCTACTGA